TTGAGGGACATGGTTTAGTGTTGGGACGAATTGGAGTTATCAAGTAAGGCAGTGGGGGAaaggtacatgtaggtgtggaaggtagtattgggcccgtactactggaagcacaagacctATACCCAAAGCCATGTTTTCCCTGGGAGCTCCAAGGAGGACCAGTGTGGAAGGACCCTTGTTATGGGTATCctgatgattatgttttatggCATTTCAGTCCAACATGGTGACAACACGATTCAGAGCAGGGGGTTTAGGATCGGGATCTGGATCTGGGGTAGGGTCAGGGTCAGGCAACACTACTAATGGTATTGATGGGAGGCTGCGTGAGTTGATTGCGGCCGAGGTCACGAAGGGTATCCTTGACGCTACCTCAGTCAACTTTGGGGCGGTCAAGGATGGTatgatggagattatggaggagaaACTTAGGGCATTCAGAACTGAGGTTTATGCGGGTCAGGTTGGAGCTCGAACTCCCTcattttaggagttcacggcatgtggagctccagagttCTCTGGGTCCAGGGACCCCATTGTGAGTCGACGCTGGGTAGCGGACATTGAGAATGCCCAACGCACGAGTTCTTTCCCAGGGGAGGCAAAGGTTAGGCATGCTTCTTGTATGTTGAGAGAtagggcccgagattggtggggcgaGGTTACTAGCCAGGTGGGAGCAACCGGTGTGGCTGAGATGTCATGGGCTGAGTTGGTTCGATGTTTCGAATCAGATTTTGCACCgcctattgaggtgcaacgatTGGTGAGGGAGTTTCACGGTTTGCAGCAaaccaccgagactgtggcggagatcaccgccaagttttgaGAGCGAGCTTTGTTGATCCCACAGTATGCTACTGACTAGGAGATGAGGCGGAACCGATATCATTCCATACCGCGGGAGGATATtcaggagtttgtgagctttacgaggtgcaaaaccctgaatgagatggtaaagaaggcccgtgagagggagatggagttggagtcctGCACGAAGCGAAAGACTGAGCAGGTGCAGGTAGCAGGGGTTCAGGCTAAGAAGTCTAAGACCTCTGATTCTTCGGGTAGGGGCCAGCAGGGCTGGGGCAGGTGTGCCAAGTGGGGAGGTTTCATATTGGGGCTTGTAGGACAGCTGTGACGTCGGGATGTTACTCTTGTGGTCAGCAGGGCCACATGAgcaaggatttccccaagaagggcttgatatgttttcactgcaactagaCAAGCCATAAAAGGCCGATTATCCGAGGTTACAGGGAGGGGGAGGGGCAGTGGCGTCGCCCACACCCgccactatgaggattactgataGTCGCCCTGTCAAGGTGGAAGCTCCAACGGTGAAGAGCCGCGCATTCCAACTGACTAACGAGGAGGCTCGAGCAGCGccagacgttgtggctggtacATGTTTATTCTTGTCAGCTTTATATTTATTTGAAGTGCTTATTTATGTATATCatgcttgtatagggacctttttggtcaatgttATGTCAGCACATGTTTTGTTTGATTCAGGTGCTACCCGATCTTTCGTGTCCCTTGCGCTTAGCCAGAAATTCCGAAACGCGCCAGGGACTCTAGATACCCCGTTTGAAGTGGAGATTGCAGATGATCGCACTGTTAGTGCTGCGAGGGTATATCGGGACTGTGTCTTGAATGTGCATGGCAAGAGGTTTCGCATCAATTTAGTTCCCATACCGTTGCAAGGATTGAAGGTAATCGTTAGGATGGACTGGCTGGGGGCCAACGGagccatgattgattgtgagcagtAGTTAGTccgagttcgaaccccaagtaggggagaactcgTTATTCTTGGTGAGAGGGCCTCGTAGGGACCGACCCTCTATTCGGCTGCAAGGACTAGGAGgtttttgcagcagggctgcacgGGATTTATGGCTTATGTTTCGGATACGAGAGTAGAGACTGTGTCGGATATGGGCAGTATGCTAGAGGTACATGATTTTCGGCATGTTTTTCCTGAATAGTTGTCGGGACTGCGaccagagaggcaggtggagtttcgtattgatttAGTGccaggtgtggctccgatagcgaagccaccatatcgattggcaccgaacgagatgcaggagctatctacgcagcttcaagagctgctagaccgagggttcatccGTCCGAGAAGTTCTCCatagggagcaccgatccttttcgtgaaaaagaaggatggatcgcatAGGATGTCCATCAATTATAGGGATCTGAACAAAATgacagtgaagaaccattatcctttgccaaggatcgatgacttattTAATCAACATttgggtgcatcttggttctccaagattgatcttcggttcGGGTATTGATATGTGGATATCTActtatatattttacatcatatcttaatacttttagctataattatgcttattatagaacaaaaggtacttattatgtttaatatcTATTATGTAGagtaaaagacatgctcggaagCAATATGGAAGTTGTAAGTAGGAAAATGTGAGCATAAGCAAGAAGAAGATACATAAAGGATGTTGTTGAACAGCTTGACCCTTCATCattattttgaccatatctcctAACTCATAACTCCGATTAAGGCAATTCAAAAtaatctgaaaactagacacaatttcggatgaCTTCTGTGATTTAAGAAAAGTCGGATTTCCAATCACCACAACGTGGTGattccaccacgacgtggtgaataAAATCTTCGTGATTCTTACCGTTGGGTTGGAGAATACAAGATAAACTTGAGGACCACGACGTGGTGCCTTTACCACGTCATGGTGTTGAGATTttttgtaaatatatatatatcggaCATTAGGTCGATTCCAGGGGAGAGAGGGTTGAAGGCTGTGACTATTAAGGAAAAAATACCCTTCCAAGACCCCTTTGAGGGCAGAATTCAACTAGGTATCAAAGGATAAAGAGATTGGAGTAAGTTTCTATctttaaatattgtttgataaattcAAACCTAGCTAGgtaaagtttctatctttattGCCTAGTATCAAGTTTTGTGTAGTTAAACTGCAGTTAATTGCATGAAAACTGATTTACCTAGctgtttatgaccattaaattgttagagctagaGATTAACCATATCCTAGTGTAGGTGATAAGTTAGTTGCTTAAATGTGTTAGAGAgcagtatttgatcataatatttgCTTAATTACTAGACTTGACCATAGAATAGTAGTCTGTAGATTCTATCATTTCGAGTCcaaattacctttaaaatcaatttagtaCCCTTAACTTGCATGATCATTTGGGTTAAAGTTATTAAATTGACTTATGCTACTTAGTCTGaccatgatgactagtaactttTATTTGGTAACTAATGGAGTTAATCCATTGacttaaaatcaaccataggaaaaaGGAGGGATTCGAAGCTAAACGAGAGTATCTTTTATTCTTGGTTTTAAACAGTCTTTCTAGTTGTTTACTTTAATAATTAGTTTGCtattttaatttaagtttttctaaacttgtaaaatcagataaaaccccccgttttagttgtttttcttagtttagcttttagtaattattttattaattaaataccatttcctgtgatcgacacccgacttacccaagctatactataatctgactaggtacactgcctataggtgCATAATTAgtataagtttgttaggttataaatttaaaagttgataggtataatttgtgcacatcaggtatcatcagatgaggattcgggacgaggatataccgaagacgaCTTTCAGGACtagatatgggcattatgagttagtggtgatgccatttgggctcaccaatgccccaacaacattcatgggtctcatgaaccgggtatgtaggccgatgctggaccggtcagtgatcgttttcattgatgatattatggtctattccaagaccagggagcagcatgagcagcacttgagggaggtattggagaccccgagagcggagaaactctatgcaaagttctccaagtgtgatttctagctGAGAGAAGTGTAGTTTTTAGGGCATGTCATCAATCACGAGGGTATTTCGGTTAATCCAGCTAAGGTCGAGGCtgtgatgcggtgggaagtaccgaagaatgcatcagagatt
The genomic region above belongs to Lactuca sativa cultivar Salinas chromosome 4, Lsat_Salinas_v11, whole genome shotgun sequence and contains:
- the LOC111918954 gene encoding uncharacterized protein LOC111918954, with the protein product MRITDSRPVKVEAPTVKSRAFQLTNEEARAAPDVVAGTFLVNVMSAHVLFDSGATRSFVSLALSQKFRNAPGTLDTPFEVEIADDRTVSAARVYRDCVLNVHGKRFRINLVPIPLQGLKVIVRMDWLGANGAMIDCEQ